A portion of the Pyxidicoccus trucidator genome contains these proteins:
- a CDS encoding sigma-54-dependent transcriptional regulator, with the protein MSLQRILVVDDEDNARRAIATILQEEGYEVAEAANGEEALARIPEFSPAVVLTDVRMPRMDGLTLLKTAREQGSDATFVMMTAFASVETAVEAMKSGADNFLLKPLDAEQVLVILGKALEKRSLRQEAEALRDQVRSRVRRFHDIIGESPPLQGIYDVVRRAAGTRATVLILGESGTGKELIAQALHQESPRKDKPFIRVHCAALSENLLESELFGHEKGSFTGALARKEGRFELADGGTLFLDEIGEISPAVQVKLLRVLQSREFERVGGTQTLKVDVRIVAATHRDLVAEVKAGRFREDLYYRLNVVSVTLPPLRERKSDIPALVNHFLEKYGESYGKEVRGLAPGTLQALLSHDWPGNIRELENAIERAVVLAQGLEVTTDDLPPVLRGPRPAGTAQGSLIPGATLAAIEREAILRTLEMVQGSTSRAAEVLGISVRKIQYRLKEYGMQGGGTQLKAVPDEDEDLAAETEG; encoded by the coding sequence ATGTCCCTACAGCGAATCCTGGTCGTCGACGATGAGGACAATGCCCGCCGGGCGATTGCCACCATCCTCCAAGAGGAGGGCTACGAGGTCGCCGAGGCCGCCAACGGCGAAGAGGCCCTGGCCCGCATCCCCGAGTTCTCCCCCGCGGTGGTGCTCACCGACGTGCGCATGCCGCGGATGGACGGGCTGACGCTGCTCAAGACGGCGCGCGAGCAGGGCAGCGACGCCACCTTCGTGATGATGACGGCGTTCGCCAGCGTGGAGACCGCCGTCGAGGCGATGAAGTCCGGCGCGGACAACTTCCTGCTCAAGCCGCTGGACGCCGAGCAGGTGCTGGTCATCCTGGGCAAGGCGCTGGAGAAGCGCAGCCTGCGGCAGGAGGCGGAGGCGCTGCGAGACCAGGTGCGCTCGCGGGTGCGGCGCTTCCACGACATCATCGGCGAGTCGCCGCCGCTGCAGGGCATCTACGACGTCGTGCGCCGCGCGGCGGGCACGCGCGCCACGGTGCTCATCCTGGGCGAGTCCGGCACGGGCAAGGAGCTGATTGCCCAGGCGCTGCACCAGGAGTCACCGCGCAAGGACAAGCCCTTCATCCGGGTGCACTGCGCGGCCCTGTCGGAGAACCTGCTGGAGAGCGAGCTGTTCGGCCACGAGAAGGGCTCCTTCACGGGGGCGCTGGCGCGCAAGGAGGGCCGCTTCGAGCTGGCGGACGGCGGCACGCTGTTCCTGGACGAGATTGGCGAAATCTCCCCGGCGGTGCAGGTGAAGCTGCTGCGCGTGTTGCAGTCGCGCGAGTTCGAGCGCGTGGGCGGGACGCAGACGCTGAAGGTGGACGTGCGCATCGTCGCCGCGACGCACCGGGACCTGGTGGCGGAGGTGAAGGCGGGCCGGTTCCGCGAGGACCTCTACTACCGGCTCAACGTGGTGAGCGTGACGCTGCCGCCGCTGCGGGAGCGCAAGAGCGACATCCCCGCGCTGGTGAACCACTTCCTGGAGAAGTACGGCGAGTCGTACGGCAAGGAGGTGCGCGGGCTGGCGCCGGGCACGCTCCAGGCGCTGCTGTCCCATGACTGGCCGGGCAACATCCGCGAGCTGGAGAACGCGATTGAGCGCGCGGTGGTGCTGGCACAGGGGCTGGAGGTGACGACGGACGACCTGCCGCCCGTGCTGCGCGGGCCGCGTCCGGCGGGCACGGCGCAGGGCTCGCTCATCCCCGGCGCGACGCTGGCGGCGATTGAACGGGAGGCCATCCTCCGCACGCTGGAGATGGTGCAGGGCTCCACGTCGCGGGCCGCGGAGGTGCTCGGCATCAGCGTGCGGAAGATCCAGTACCGCCTCAAGGAGTACGGCATGCAGGGCGGCGGGACGCAGCTCAAGGCCGTGCCGGACGAGGACGAGGACCTGGCGGCGGAGACGGAGGGGTGA
- a CDS encoding OsmC family protein, which translates to MTSVTITEYETRLFWQGERGAVLTSDQAPPVPIGRPLAEPGTADEGRWAPESLLVGAVEGRTLLAFLDRAREADVPVLFYQSSAMARLVAAPGRPPQFTDLIVRPHVAVPTDADAEAARHIFSELPEHCFPSSILQLTPRIEPVVETWHVRADAGRDTRADSSASPPAT; encoded by the coding sequence ATGACGTCCGTGACGATTACCGAGTACGAGACGCGTCTCTTCTGGCAGGGCGAGCGCGGTGCCGTCCTGACGAGCGACCAGGCGCCCCCCGTGCCCATTGGCCGGCCGCTGGCCGAGCCGGGCACGGCGGATGAAGGCCGCTGGGCGCCGGAGTCGTTGCTGGTGGGCGCGGTGGAGGGGCGCACGCTGCTGGCCTTCCTGGACCGGGCGCGCGAGGCGGACGTGCCGGTGCTCTTCTACCAGAGCTCCGCCATGGCCCGCCTGGTGGCCGCCCCGGGCCGGCCGCCACAGTTCACGGACCTCATCGTCCGCCCCCACGTCGCCGTCCCCACCGACGCGGACGCGGAGGCGGCGCGCCACATCTTCTCCGAGCTGCCCGAGCACTGTTTCCCCAGCTCCATCCTCCAGCTCACCCCTCGCATCGAGCCCGTGGTGGAGACGTGGCATGTCCGCGCCGACGCCGGCCGCGATACCCGGGCGGACTCCTCCGCGAGCCCTCCCGCTACCTGA
- a CDS encoding SLC13 family permease, translated as MTSSFTPPGAASEAPPAPLLVGDALASAPRRDWLRPALAMSGLAVVALVAGFGVEGPVASRAVLIGGACLVLWLTEVVPPFVPTLLLMGATPMLMEPLAADYRLSSVLTWGMDPVLVLFLGGFTLEVAAMRHGLDAAVARHVVRLSRGRPRLLLLLVMAGVAFLSMWMSNVAAAAMMLAALRPILQATPAGAALRPALLLGVALGANFGGMATPVGSGPNALAVSAASAYSRVTFAEWMALALPLTALMLVLGFGLVLLRFRLSGRLELPAEEPRPLTRDGRRVLGVSAACVVAWLSEPLHGMPAPVVALGATALLFGSGLLKREDLGRLDWSTLLLIAGGISLGRLMEHSGLVARALAGSDLGGWPVSVQLGVLVVVAAVLSAVMSNTGTAALLLPLAVQLHPAASTPILVALGCSFGIPFVISTPPNAMAAGEGLDSSELIRLGLPLMLAGCLLVSLTGTAVLRLFGLP; from the coding sequence ATGACCTCCTCCTTCACCCCGCCGGGCGCGGCCTCCGAGGCGCCTCCCGCTCCGCTGCTCGTCGGGGACGCCCTCGCGAGTGCGCCGCGCCGTGACTGGCTGCGCCCCGCGCTGGCAATGAGTGGGCTCGCGGTGGTGGCGCTCGTGGCGGGCTTCGGCGTGGAGGGCCCGGTGGCCTCGCGCGCGGTGCTGATTGGCGGGGCGTGTCTGGTGCTGTGGCTCACGGAGGTGGTGCCGCCCTTCGTCCCCACCCTGCTGCTGATGGGCGCCACGCCGATGCTGATGGAGCCGCTGGCCGCCGACTACCGCCTGTCCTCGGTGCTGACGTGGGGCATGGACCCGGTGCTGGTCCTCTTCCTCGGAGGCTTCACGCTGGAGGTGGCGGCCATGCGGCACGGGCTGGACGCCGCGGTGGCCCGCCACGTGGTGCGGCTGTCGCGCGGGCGGCCCCGGCTGCTGCTCCTGCTGGTCATGGCCGGCGTGGCCTTCCTGTCCATGTGGATGTCCAACGTGGCCGCCGCGGCGATGATGCTCGCGGCGCTGCGGCCCATCCTCCAGGCGACTCCCGCAGGTGCGGCGCTGCGGCCCGCGCTGCTGCTGGGTGTGGCGCTGGGCGCCAACTTCGGCGGCATGGCCACGCCGGTGGGCAGCGGCCCCAACGCCCTCGCGGTGTCCGCCGCCAGCGCGTACTCGCGGGTGACATTCGCCGAGTGGATGGCGCTGGCCCTGCCCCTCACGGCGCTGATGCTGGTGCTGGGCTTCGGGCTGGTGCTGCTGCGCTTCCGGCTGAGCGGCCGGCTGGAGCTGCCCGCCGAGGAGCCCCGCCCCCTGACGCGCGACGGGCGCCGGGTGCTGGGCGTGAGCGCGGCCTGCGTGGTGGCCTGGCTGTCCGAGCCCCTGCACGGCATGCCCGCGCCGGTGGTGGCGCTGGGCGCCACCGCGCTCCTCTTCGGCAGCGGCCTGCTGAAGCGCGAGGACCTGGGCAGGCTGGACTGGTCCACCCTCCTCCTCATCGCCGGAGGCATCTCCCTGGGGCGGCTGATGGAGCACTCCGGGCTGGTGGCGCGGGCGCTGGCCGGCTCGGACCTGGGCGGCTGGCCGGTGTCGGTGCAGCTGGGCGTGCTGGTGGTGGTGGCGGCGGTGCTGTCCGCGGTGATGAGCAACACCGGCACGGCGGCGCTCCTCCTTCCCCTGGCGGTGCAGCTCCACCCCGCGGCGTCCACGCCCATCCTCGTGGCGCTGGGGTGCTCCTTCGGCATCCCCTTCGTCATCAGCACCCCGCCCAACGCCATGGCCGCGGGCGAGGGGCTCGACTCCTCCGAGCTGATACGGCTCGGCCTCCCGCTGATGCTGGCGGGCTGCCTGCTGGTCAGCCTTACCGGCACCGCGGTGCTACGTCTCTTCGGACTGCCATGA
- a CDS encoding CBS domain-containing protein translates to MQIVGELMTREVVTLKETQNLAKADELLRLHRIRHLPVLRQGKLVGLVTHRDLLRAASVHSTDPASQPLWAADIMTRDVDTVRADTPLKDAVALMLKHKYGCLPVVDANHHLLGIVTEADLVRYAQYLIEERDRHEMSAEFGA, encoded by the coding sequence ATGCAGATTGTTGGAGAGCTGATGACCCGCGAGGTGGTCACCCTCAAGGAGACACAGAACCTGGCCAAGGCGGATGAGCTGCTCCGCCTCCACCGCATCCGGCACCTGCCCGTGCTGCGGCAGGGCAAGCTGGTTGGCCTCGTCACCCACCGGGACCTGCTCCGGGCGGCCTCCGTCCACAGCACCGACCCGGCGTCGCAGCCGCTGTGGGCCGCGGACATCATGACGCGCGACGTGGACACGGTGCGCGCGGACACGCCGCTGAAGGACGCCGTGGCGCTGATGCTCAAGCACAAGTACGGCTGCCTGCCGGTGGTGGACGCCAACCACCACCTGCTGGGCATCGTCACGGAGGCGGACCTGGTGCGGTACGCGCAGTACCTCATCGAGGAGCGCGACCGGCACGAGATGTCCGCCGAGTTCGGCGCCTGA
- the thiC gene encoding phosphomethylpyrimidine synthase ThiC gives MSGASKSLKVDGKVLEGISRGPLPASRKVYVSGALHPDLRVPVREISQTPTRHGPGPDAKVTENPPVHVYDSSGPYTDPSATIDLRQGLSPVRESWILGRGDTEELSGISSEYGRAREADPRLNGLRFGHRRKPRVAKQGANVSQLHYARRGIITPEMEYVALRENLKAEASLAAQHPGHSWGASIPRTITPEFVRDEIARGRAIIPANINHPELEPMIIGRNFLVKINANIGNSAVTSSIEEEVEKMVWSIRWGADTVMDLSTGRNIHETREWILRNAPVPIGTVPIYQALEKVGGKAEDLTWELFRDTLIEQAEQGVDYFTIHAGVLLRYVPWTAKRLTGIVSRGGSIMAKWCLTHHRENFLYTHFEEICEIMKAYDVSFSLGDGLRPGSIADANDAAQFGELETLGELTKVAWKHDVQTMIEGPGHVPMHLIQENMTKQLAVCGEAPFYTLGPLTTDIAPGYDHFTSGIGAAMIGWFGTAMLCYVTPKEHLGLPNRDDVKEGVITYKIAAHAADLAKGHPGAQARDNALSKARFEFRWEDQFNLSLDPERARAFHDETLPAEGAKVAHFCSMCGPQFCSMKITQDVRDYAEKQGVSEDVALKAGLEEKSEEFKKAGGELYR, from the coding sequence ATGAGCGGAGCGTCCAAGAGCCTGAAGGTCGATGGGAAGGTGTTGGAGGGGATCAGCCGGGGCCCGCTGCCGGCCTCGCGCAAGGTGTACGTGTCCGGCGCGCTGCACCCGGACCTCCGCGTGCCGGTGCGGGAAATCAGCCAGACGCCCACGCGCCATGGCCCCGGGCCGGACGCGAAGGTGACGGAGAACCCGCCCGTCCATGTCTATGACTCCAGCGGGCCCTATACGGACCCCTCGGCCACCATCGACCTGCGCCAGGGCCTGTCCCCGGTGCGCGAGTCCTGGATTCTCGGCCGGGGCGACACGGAGGAGCTGTCCGGCATCTCCTCGGAGTACGGCCGCGCGCGAGAGGCGGACCCGCGGCTGAACGGCCTGCGCTTCGGCCACCGCCGCAAGCCCCGCGTGGCGAAGCAGGGCGCCAACGTCAGCCAATTGCACTACGCCCGGCGCGGCATCATCACCCCGGAGATGGAGTACGTGGCCCTGAGGGAGAACCTCAAGGCCGAGGCCTCGCTCGCGGCCCAGCACCCGGGCCACTCCTGGGGCGCCTCCATTCCGCGCACGATTACGCCCGAGTTCGTGCGGGACGAAATCGCCCGGGGTCGCGCCATCATCCCCGCCAACATCAACCACCCGGAGCTGGAGCCGATGATCATCGGCCGCAACTTCCTGGTGAAGATCAACGCCAACATCGGCAACTCGGCCGTCACCTCCTCCATCGAAGAGGAGGTGGAGAAGATGGTCTGGTCCATCCGCTGGGGCGCGGACACGGTGATGGACCTGTCCACCGGCCGCAACATCCACGAGACGCGCGAGTGGATCCTCCGCAACGCGCCGGTGCCCATCGGCACCGTGCCCATCTACCAGGCCCTGGAGAAGGTGGGCGGCAAGGCGGAGGACCTCACCTGGGAGCTGTTCCGCGACACGCTCATCGAGCAGGCGGAGCAGGGCGTGGACTACTTCACCATCCACGCCGGCGTGCTGCTGCGCTACGTCCCGTGGACCGCGAAGCGCCTCACCGGCATCGTCAGCCGCGGCGGCTCCATCATGGCCAAGTGGTGCCTCACCCACCACCGGGAGAATTTCCTCTACACGCACTTCGAGGAGATCTGCGAAATCATGAAGGCGTACGACGTCAGCTTCAGCCTCGGTGACGGGCTGCGGCCGGGCTCCATCGCCGACGCCAACGACGCGGCCCAGTTCGGCGAGCTGGAGACGCTGGGCGAGCTGACCAAGGTCGCCTGGAAGCACGACGTGCAGACGATGATCGAGGGCCCGGGCCACGTGCCCATGCACCTCATCCAGGAGAACATGACGAAGCAGCTCGCGGTGTGCGGCGAGGCGCCCTTCTACACGCTGGGGCCCCTCACCACGGACATCGCGCCGGGGTACGACCACTTCACCAGCGGCATCGGCGCCGCGATGATCGGCTGGTTCGGCACGGCGATGCTCTGCTACGTGACGCCCAAGGAGCACCTGGGCCTGCCCAACCGCGACGACGTGAAGGAGGGCGTGATTACGTACAAGATCGCCGCCCACGCCGCCGACCTGGCCAAGGGGCATCCGGGCGCCCAGGCGCGGGACAACGCCCTGTCCAAGGCCCGCTTCGAGTTCCGCTGGGAGGACCAGTTCAACCTCTCGCTGGACCCCGAGCGCGCCCGCGCCTTCCACGACGAGACGCTGCCCGCCGAGGGCGCCAAGGTGGCCCACTTCTGCTCCATGTGCGGCCCCCAGTTCTGCTCCATGAAAATCACCCAGGACGTGCGCGACTACGCGGAGAAGCAGGGCGTCTCCGAGGATGTCGCGCTCAAGGCTGGCCTGGAGGAGAAGAGCGAGGAATTCAAGAAGGCCGGCGGCGAGTTGTATCGCTGA
- a CDS encoding DUF4870 domain-containing protein, translating into METPPREQMGSFISGTPMPTQDEKTMALLAHMGTILANFVGLGFAVPLVLMLTKGKESSFVRAHAVESLNFQITVFIVAVICAITICIGIGAILLPVVGIAALVFSIIAGLKANEGQLYKYPVNIRLVK; encoded by the coding sequence ATGGAGACTCCGCCGCGGGAGCAGATGGGCTCGTTCATCAGTGGCACGCCGATGCCGACCCAGGACGAGAAGACGATGGCGCTGCTGGCCCACATGGGCACCATCCTGGCCAACTTCGTAGGTCTGGGCTTCGCCGTGCCCCTGGTGCTGATGCTGACCAAGGGCAAGGAGTCCTCCTTCGTTCGCGCCCACGCCGTGGAGTCGCTGAACTTCCAGATCACCGTGTTCATCGTCGCGGTCATCTGCGCCATCACCATCTGCATCGGCATTGGCGCCATCCTGCTGCCCGTCGTCGGCATCGCCGCGCTGGTCTTCTCCATCATCGCCGGCCTGAAGGCGAACGAGGGCCAGCTCTACAAGTACCCGGTCAACATCCGGCTGGTGAAGTAG
- the moaA gene encoding GTP 3',8-cyclase MoaA: MTTALPLPAPDPLAPPLLDAQGRRMTYLRLSVTDRCNFRCAYCSPASWGGKKDLLTAQELERITSVFASMGIRRVRLTGGEPLIRPDILEIARRISALPGIQHLAITTNASHLATLAVPLREAGVSQLNLSLDTLSPETFRRISKQGDFDAVLRGIDAAAAAGYASLKLNVVVMRDVNDGEAAALVAYAHARGITPRFIELMPFGQGKPVPTAELVERLQAAGLPLEPEPEETGDAASSATSGPARYWRTSAGRVGFISPLTQNFCGGCNRVRVASNGDLRSCLGGRAQAPLHQLIRGGATDMELAVAVRRALGDKPDGHRFTEPGNGATLLPMMGIGG; encoded by the coding sequence GTGACGACCGCCCTCCCACTGCCCGCGCCGGATCCGCTCGCCCCGCCCCTGCTGGACGCGCAGGGGCGGCGCATGACGTACCTGCGGCTGAGCGTGACGGACCGGTGCAACTTCCGCTGCGCCTACTGCTCGCCCGCCTCCTGGGGGGGGAAGAAGGACCTGCTCACCGCCCAGGAGCTGGAGCGCATCACCTCCGTCTTCGCGAGCATGGGCATCCGCCGCGTGCGCCTCACCGGGGGCGAGCCGCTCATCCGCCCGGACATCCTGGAGATTGCCCGGCGCATCTCCGCGCTGCCCGGCATCCAGCACCTGGCCATCACCACCAACGCGAGCCACCTGGCCACCCTGGCCGTGCCGCTGCGAGAGGCCGGCGTCAGCCAGCTCAACCTGAGCCTGGACACGCTCTCCCCGGAGACGTTCCGACGCATCTCCAAGCAGGGTGACTTCGACGCGGTGCTGCGCGGCATCGACGCGGCGGCGGCGGCGGGCTACGCCTCGCTGAAGCTCAATGTCGTGGTGATGCGCGACGTGAATGACGGCGAGGCCGCGGCGCTGGTGGCGTACGCGCACGCGCGCGGCATCACCCCGCGCTTCATCGAGCTGATGCCCTTCGGTCAGGGCAAGCCGGTGCCCACCGCGGAGCTCGTCGAGCGCCTCCAGGCCGCGGGCCTGCCGCTGGAGCCCGAGCCCGAGGAGACCGGCGACGCCGCGTCCTCCGCCACCTCCGGCCCCGCGCGCTACTGGCGCACGTCCGCCGGGCGCGTGGGCTTCATCTCCCCGCTCACGCAGAACTTCTGTGGCGGGTGCAACCGGGTGCGCGTGGCGTCGAATGGCGACCTGCGCAGCTGCCTGGGAGGGCGCGCACAGGCGCCGCTGCATCAGCTCATCCGGGGAGGTGCCACCGACATGGAGCTGGCCGTGGCCGTCCGCCGCGCCCTGGGCGACAAGCCCGACGGGCACCGCTTCACCGAGCCCGGCAACGGCGCCACGCTGCTGCCCATGATGGGCATCGGCGGCTGA
- a CDS encoding HD domain-containing phosphohydrolase, protein MEAIPPAPPRILIVDDDDSVRDVISVLLREEGYNCVVASGAEMALDIAGEEDTPLVISDMKMPGKDGLWLLENLRERLPDTSVIMLTGYGDTESAVDCLRRGAVDYLLKPPKLTDLIRAIERALAKRRIEMARKRYQKKLERKVRDRTAELRLALRDIANTYQNTLLALVAALDAREHETSDHSQRVVSYTSAIATRMGIQSKELEEIGRGALLHDIGKIGVPDAVLLKPGKLTPDEWMEMRKHPEIGFQMIQAIPFLDTPASIVLSHQERWDGAGYPRNLQRHEIHIGARIFAVADTLDAMTSDRPYRKGTSFANAIQEIRRCANTQFDPEVVRAFLDIGEEGLIRIKEEMKLKKLQLPQAELEATEAEAELARLTDLDDDSDAPTPSRASAAPESPEVKDPVKRSATGTEG, encoded by the coding sequence GTGGAAGCCATCCCCCCTGCCCCACCCAGAATCCTCATCGTCGATGATGACGACTCCGTACGAGACGTCATCTCCGTCCTCCTTCGGGAGGAGGGCTACAACTGCGTCGTCGCGAGTGGTGCCGAGATGGCGCTGGATATCGCCGGCGAGGAGGACACTCCGCTCGTCATCAGCGACATGAAGATGCCGGGCAAGGACGGCCTGTGGCTCCTGGAGAACCTGCGCGAGCGGCTCCCGGACACCTCCGTCATCATGCTCACCGGCTACGGCGACACCGAGTCCGCCGTGGACTGCCTGCGCCGTGGCGCGGTGGACTACCTCCTCAAGCCACCCAAGCTGACGGACCTCATCCGTGCCATCGAGCGCGCGCTGGCCAAGCGCCGCATCGAGATGGCCCGCAAGCGCTACCAGAAGAAGCTGGAGCGCAAGGTGCGCGACAGGACGGCGGAGCTGCGCCTCGCCCTGCGCGACATCGCCAACACCTACCAGAACACGCTGCTGGCGCTGGTGGCTGCCCTGGACGCGCGCGAGCACGAGACGAGCGACCACTCGCAGCGAGTGGTCAGCTACACGTCCGCCATCGCCACACGCATGGGCATCCAGAGCAAGGAGCTGGAGGAGATTGGCCGCGGCGCGCTCCTGCACGACATCGGCAAGATTGGCGTGCCGGACGCGGTGCTCCTCAAGCCCGGCAAGCTGACGCCGGACGAGTGGATGGAGATGCGGAAGCATCCGGAGATCGGCTTCCAGATGATCCAGGCCATCCCCTTCCTGGACACGCCCGCCTCCATCGTCCTCTCGCACCAGGAGCGCTGGGACGGCGCCGGCTACCCGCGCAACCTCCAGCGGCACGAGATCCACATCGGCGCGCGCATCTTCGCCGTGGCGGACACGCTGGACGCGATGACGAGCGACCGGCCGTACCGCAAGGGCACCTCGTTCGCCAACGCCATCCAGGAGATCCGCCGCTGCGCCAACACGCAGTTCGACCCGGAAGTGGTGCGCGCGTTCCTGGACATCGGTGAAGAGGGCCTCATCCGCATCAAGGAGGAGATGAAGCTGAAGAAGCTCCAGCTCCCCCAGGCGGAATTGGAGGCCACCGAGGCCGAGGCCGAGCTGGCCCGGCTCACCGACCTGGACGATGACTCCGACGCCCCGACGCCCAGCCGCGCCTCCGCCGCGCCTGAGAGCCCCGAGGTGAAGGACCCCGTCAAGCGCTCGGCCACCGGCACCGAAGGTTGA
- the thiO gene encoding glycine oxidase ThiO: protein MRLSDVIIVGGGIMGCGIALRLRQAGVRVTVLERSIPGAEASSAAAGILAPQWESDGPGPFLELCLRSRGLYPAFASELRELTGVDVAYRPCGLLRVAFNEDDVHHLEATVLWQRGMGLRAELLDGAAARVLEPRLSPKALGAAHFPDDHQVDNRLLVRALSMAAARVGAEFRSGYVRGVVHEQGRAVGVDLDGEVLRADAVVLAAGSWSALVQGAGVEPKAVRPARGQMVQLQTRLPVLERVVTSEKGYLVPRADGRIIAGSTMELVGFDKQVTAAGLARILDMALELCPELASAPVTDSWAGFRPWTEDSNPFIGEGPVPGLFLATGHFRNGILLAPITAKLVAQAVLGEKPTMDLTPFRYDRPQARAHG from the coding sequence ATGCGACTGTCGGACGTCATCATCGTGGGCGGGGGCATCATGGGGTGCGGCATCGCCCTGCGGCTGCGGCAGGCGGGCGTGCGCGTCACCGTGCTCGAGCGCTCCATTCCCGGGGCGGAGGCCTCCAGCGCCGCCGCGGGCATCCTCGCCCCCCAGTGGGAGTCGGACGGACCGGGCCCCTTCCTGGAGCTGTGCCTGCGCAGCCGGGGCCTCTACCCCGCCTTCGCCTCCGAGCTGCGCGAGCTGACCGGCGTGGACGTGGCCTACCGGCCGTGCGGCCTGCTCCGCGTGGCCTTCAACGAAGACGACGTGCACCACCTGGAAGCCACCGTGCTGTGGCAGCGCGGCATGGGCCTGCGCGCGGAGTTGCTGGACGGCGCGGCGGCCCGGGTGCTGGAGCCCCGACTGTCGCCGAAGGCGCTCGGCGCCGCGCACTTCCCGGACGACCACCAGGTGGACAACCGGCTGCTGGTGCGCGCGCTGTCCATGGCCGCGGCCCGCGTGGGCGCGGAGTTCCGCAGCGGCTACGTGCGCGGCGTGGTGCACGAGCAGGGCCGCGCGGTGGGCGTGGACCTGGACGGCGAGGTGCTGCGCGCGGACGCGGTGGTGCTGGCCGCGGGCTCATGGTCCGCGCTGGTGCAGGGCGCCGGTGTGGAGCCGAAGGCGGTGCGGCCGGCGCGCGGGCAGATGGTGCAGCTGCAGACGCGGCTGCCGGTGCTGGAGCGCGTCGTCACCTCGGAGAAGGGCTACCTCGTGCCGCGCGCGGACGGGCGCATCATCGCCGGCAGCACCATGGAGCTGGTCGGCTTCGACAAGCAGGTGACGGCGGCGGGGCTGGCCCGCATCCTCGACATGGCGCTGGAGCTGTGCCCGGAGCTGGCGTCCGCGCCGGTGACGGACTCGTGGGCGGGCTTCCGGCCCTGGACGGAGGACAGCAACCCCTTCATCGGAGAGGGCCCCGTGCCCGGCCTGTTCCTCGCCACCGGTCACTTCCGCAACGGCATCCTCCTGGCCCCCATCACCGCGAAGCTCGTCGCGCAGGCGGTGCTCGGCGAGAAGCCCACCATGGACCTCACCCCCTTCCGGTATGACCGGCCCCAGGCCCGGGCCCACGGCTGA
- the hisG gene encoding ATP phosphoribosyltransferase, whose amino-acid sequence MLLKIALPNKGRLSEEVRELFNDAGLEVKARGERALTASLGGEFEAIFVRAQDIPEFVADGAAHAGVTGWDLVNEAGRELDLLMDLEFGKCRLVVAAREESGLASVDDVRDGSRVASCFPKLTKGYFEKRGQRVTVVPVSGAAEIAPHLGIADIVVDLTSTGSTLKMNGLREVATVLESSARLVSCKGNAPEAQRKLEELKLALGSVLAARGKRYLMANVPRTALQQVREVLPGLNGPTVVDVLNGGNFVAVHAVVPSKTIYRTVNALKALGCEGILVTRIERLMA is encoded by the coding sequence ATGCTGCTGAAGATTGCCCTTCCCAACAAAGGTCGTCTCTCCGAAGAGGTGCGCGAGCTGTTCAACGACGCGGGGCTGGAAGTGAAGGCCCGGGGCGAGCGGGCCCTCACCGCGTCACTGGGCGGCGAGTTCGAGGCCATCTTCGTCCGCGCGCAGGACATCCCCGAGTTCGTCGCCGACGGCGCGGCGCACGCGGGCGTCACCGGGTGGGATTTGGTGAACGAGGCCGGGCGCGAGCTGGACCTCCTGATGGACCTCGAGTTCGGGAAGTGTCGGCTGGTGGTGGCCGCCCGCGAGGAGAGCGGCCTCGCCTCGGTGGACGACGTGAGGGACGGGAGCCGCGTGGCTTCATGCTTCCCGAAGCTCACGAAGGGGTACTTCGAGAAGCGCGGGCAGCGGGTGACGGTGGTGCCGGTGTCGGGCGCGGCGGAGATTGCCCCGCACCTGGGCATCGCGGACATCGTCGTGGACCTGACCTCCACCGGCTCCACGCTGAAGATGAACGGCCTGCGGGAAGTCGCCACGGTGCTGGAGTCCAGCGCGCGGCTGGTGTCCTGCAAGGGCAACGCCCCGGAGGCGCAGCGGAAGCTGGAGGAATTGAAGCTGGCGCTGGGCTCGGTGCTGGCGGCCCGGGGCAAGCGCTACCTCATGGCCAACGTGCCGAGGACGGCGCTCCAGCAGGTGCGCGAGGTGCTGCCGGGCCTTAACGGGCCCACCGTGGTGGACGTGCTGAATGGCGGCAACTTCGTGGCGGTGCACGCGGTGGTGCCCTCGAAGACCATCTACCGCACCGTCAACGCGCTCAAGGCCCTGGGCTGCGAGGGCATCCTCGTCACCCGCATCGAGAGGTTGATGGCATGA